A stretch of the Rhinoderma darwinii isolate aRhiDar2 chromosome 3, aRhiDar2.hap1, whole genome shotgun sequence genome encodes the following:
- the LOC142750339 gene encoding uncharacterized protein LOC142750339 has translation MDIRGFCQCWKWQVVCSFLLCSWGWVSGQLRYSIVEESEPGTLVGNVAQDLGIKRAELSQRRIHLTSDKYPKYFSINQGNGALVVKDRIDRESLCGSSPRCLLQLEVVAENPVELFSLEIEILDINDNSPMFSVDHHDIEITEVLTSPGSEFELEIAQDLDVGVNGISEYMLNVNPYFSLSVKSRKDGTLIPQLILEKTLDREEKQEHNLILTAIDGGEPARSGSCPITITVLDINDNPPVFSQSVYKITLRENLPLNTVILTLNATDLDDGANGEIQYYFGGHTSESARAIFDLDQHSGKIFLIGTVDFEELNFHELAIKAVDKGLPKLIGNCLVQVEIEDVNDNAPEMSSTSMTNDIPENAPVGTVVGFINVRDKDSGKNGEIKLDLSPNVPFKIKQIKNRYALVTDGNLDREEISQYTIELTASDLGSPPLYSKTSVTLSVSDINDNAPVFTQSTYNSFITENSDPGTLLCTVSATDLDEGVNSELVYSIVESQIDGSSVSSFVYIHSSDGNIYAQRSFDYEHIQVLQITIRVEDSGSPQLSSTVPVFIFILDTNDNPPTLLYPEHSEDLIVQERIPKSTSAGYLVTKLSAVDLDSGHNAWLFFTLIDPINYSSFQVSKHTGEVRTVRGLQETENMEQQLVISISDQGNPPLSTTVTVLISIADEVVAENSKSHDFLSNAKTAPDVTLYLIISLVAISVVSLVTFIILLVKCLRKEDRDSFSSCCFLEKHPTKTFTDQYKPALYLNTDGTLKYMEVRMVPPEPQGQCYTACFPPANVKQDFSSMNPLNFPQLKDMTGENDSSSDMGWLNGNQSLPEVQYLAVTLTVGTVSSTLEKNSKLYGLWLRPSEQDGCQLFWGWVSGQLRYSIAEESHPGTVVGNVARDLGVNLPDINTRRLSLGSEGSSRLFSIEQKNGALVVYERIDRESLCGSSLSCLLHLEVVAENPLELHSLEIEILDINDNSPIFSVSDQIIKITELITSPGVRFPLEAATDFDIGKNSVRQYKMNQNPYFSLLEKKRNDGTLIAELVLEKILDREEKADHKLILTAIDGGEPARSGSTEITIIVLDINDNPPVFQQPSYKVEVLENIAQKTLIIKLNATDLDDDANGDVSYSFDHHTLESAKQIFDINSQTGEIFVKGSVDFEVAKSYELFVKAGDKGSPKLEGRCVVQVDIRDVNDNTPEIIFTSKNNAVPENSPIGTVVGFVTVRDKDSGKNGEIRLDLSPDLPFTCQPMSQRYALVTSGHLDREKVSQYTIILTASDLGSPSLSSQIIISLNISDVNDNPPAFLHNVYNAFISENNEAGGLLCTVSAVDPDEGANANLIYSIAESHIHGSPVSSFVYINSDTGKIYTQRSFDYEQFQVLQITARVEDSGSPKLSSNVSVFIFILDTNDNSPAILYPENTGETIAQETIPRSAAAGYLVSKVSAVDIDSGHNAWLLYSLVQSASPALFHISEYTGEVRTLRGLHETDNTEQRLMIAVRDHGEPSMTTSATIIVNILDSIAQESPKSQDFLTNAKSTPDLTLYLIVSLVAISAVFLVTFTILLVRCLRKNYYSGCGFCFTDKSYSTTYMDQYKPTLYLNSDGTLKYMEVRMAPPEAPGSCYPPCFPPATDILHSTLSKSQNSSQVTESGKTSNLNWFGELNQDMDNQSFVKAWKWQVAFSLFLCSWGWVSGQLRYSIAEESHPGTVVGNVAQDLGVNLPDINTRRLSLGSEGSSRLFSIEQKNGALVVYERIDRESLCGSSLSCLLHLEVVSENPLELHSLEIEILDINDNSPIFPSTNQIIKITELVTSSGKQFPLENAQDLDVGINSVSKYILKANPYFSLSTKKRNDGTLIAELVLGKTLDREEIAEHNLILTAIDGGEPARSGSTEITIIVLDINDNAPVFDQSLYKVNVPENIPLKTTIVKVNASDLDEGINSEFIFSFDHRTLEAAKKIFDLNPNTGEIFNKGIVDFESDNFFELFVKAVDKGSSKQEGHCVVQVTIEDVNDNTPEISFISKNNAVPENAPIGTVVGFITVRDRDSGKNGEIRLNLSPDLPFTCQPMSQRYALVTSGHLDREKVSQYTIILTASDLGSPSLSSQIIISLNISDVNDNPPAFLHNVYNAFISENNEAGRLLCTVSAVDPDEGANANLIYSIAESHIHGSPVSSFVYINSDTGKIYAQRSFDYEQFQVLQITARVEDSGSPKLSSNVSVFIFILDTNDNSPTILYPENTGETIAQETIPRSAAAGYLVSKVSAVDIDSGHNAWLLYSLVQSASPALFHISEYTGEVRTLRGLHETDNTEQRLVIAVRDHGEPSMTTTTTIIVSILDTIAQESPKSQDFLTNAKSTPDLTLYLIVSLVAISAVFLVTFTILLVRCLKKNYYSGCGFCFTDKSYSTTYMDQYKPTLYLNSDGTLKYMEVRMAPPEAPGSCYPPCFPPITDIPHSTLSKAQLSDIVREPEHISDSSWCSEPKQQAQPNAEWRFSQAQRPGPSGAQPAEEAGVWPNNQFETERLQAMILASANEAAEGTSGLGGGTGTMGLSARYGPQFTLQHVPDYRQNVYIPGSTLTPTNAGGKRDGKGGGNKKKSGKKDKK, from the exons ATGGACATCAGAGGCTTTTGTCAGTGCTGGAAATGGCAAGTAGTCTGCTCCTTTCTCCTTTGTAGCTGGGGCTGGGTCTCTGGGCAGCTTCGTTATTCTATTGTTGAGGAGTCTGAGCCAGGGACATTGGTAGGAAATGTAGCTCAGGATCTGGGGATAAAACGTGCAGAGCTCTCTCAGCGCAGGATACATTTAACATCTGACAAATACCCAAAATATTTCAGTATAAATCAGGGAAATGGAGCGTTGGTTGTGAAGGACAGGATTGATAGGGAGAGTCTGTGTGGATCTAGTCCCCGCTGTTTACTGCAGTTAGAGGTTGTGGCTGAGAATCCTGTGGAGCTTTTCAGTCTAGAAATAGAGATTCTGGATATTAATGATAATTCTCCTATGTTTTCAGTCGATCATCACGATATTGAAATAACCGAGGTCCTTACCAGTCCTGGTTCTGAGTTTGAATTAGAAATTGCACAGGACTTAGATGTCGGAGTTAATGGCATCAGTGAGTATATGTTAAATGTTAATCCTTATTTCTCACTGTCCGTGAAGAGTCGTAAGGATGGAACGCTCATCCCTCAGCTGATACTAGAAAAAACCTTAGATAGAGAAGAAAAACAAGAACATAATCTCATTCTCACAGCTATTGATGGAGGAGAACCAGCCAGATCAGGATCATGTCCCATTACCATAACTGTGCTCGATATTAATGATAATCCTCCAGTCTTCAGTCAATCAGTTTATAAAATTACTCTGAGAGAGAATCTCCCTCTAAATACTGTTATATTGACTTTAAATGCAACAGATCTGGATGATGGAGCCAATGGGGAAATTCAGTATTACTTTGGGGGTCACACATCTGAATCTGCCAGAGCAATATTTGATTTAGATCAACACAGCGGAAAAATCTTCTTAATAGGAACTGTCGATTTTGAGGAGCTGAATTTTCATGAACTGGCAATTAAAGCAGTCGACAAAGGATTGCCAAAACTTATAGGGAACTGCCTTGTGCAGGTGGAAATAGAAGATGTAAATGACAATGCCCCAGAAATGTCTTCCACCTCAATGACAAATGATATTCCAGAAAATGCTCCAGTAGGAACTGTTGTTGGATTTATTAATGTGAGAGACAAGGATTCTGGGAAAAATGGAGAAATAAAATTGGACTTATCACCAAATGTGCCCTTTAAAATTAAACAGATCAAAAACCGTTATGCATTGGTCACAGATGGGAATCTGGATAGAGAGGAAATCTCCCAATACACTATAGAGCTGACAGCCTCTGATTTGGGGTCTCCTCCTCTATACAGTAAAACCAGCGTTACCCTCAGTGTGTCAGATATTAATGATAATGCTCCAGTGTTCACACAGTCTACTTATAATTCTTTCATTACAGAGAACAGTGACCCAGGTACTCTCCTATGTACAGTATCTGCTACTGACCTAGATGAGGGGGTTAATTCTGAACTGGTCTACTCCATAGTTGAGAGTCAGATTGACGGCTCCTCTGTATCCTCCTTTGTCTACATTCATTCTAGTGATGGGAATATATATGCTCAGCGTTCCTTTGACTATGAGCATATCCAGGTTTTACAGATCACCATAAGGGTAGAAGACTCCGGATCTCCACAGTTATCTTCTACTGTTCCCGTCTTTATCTTCATTCTGGATACAAATGACAATCCCCCCACTCTGCTGTATCCAGAGCACTCTGAAGACCTCATTGTCCAAGAGAGGATTCCAAAGTCTACAAGTGCCGGATATTTAGTGACAAAACTGTCAgcagtggatctggactctggtcACAATGCCTGGTTGTTCTTCACTCTCATTGACCCCATCAATTATTCATCGTTTCAAGTGTCTaaacacacaggagaggtgagaaCTGTAAGAGGATTACAGGAGACGGAGAACATGGAGCAACAACTTGTCATTTCTATCAGTGATCAGGGCAATCCTCCATTATCCACCACAGTGACTGTACTTATCAGTATAGCAGATGAGGTTGTAGCAGAAAATTCCAAGTCTCATGATTTTCTCTCAAATGCCAAGACAGCTCCAGATGTCACATTATATTTGATTATTTCTCTGGTGGCCATCAGTGTGGTTTCTCTTGTTACATTCATTATTCTGCTTGTGAAATGTTTAAGAAAGGAGGACAGGGATAGTTTTAGCAGCTGCTGTTTTCTAGAGAAACATCCAACCAAGACCTTTACAGACCAGTATAAGCCGGCCCTTTATCTGAACACAGACGGAACATTGAAGTATATGGAGGTGAGGATGGTTCCTCCTGAACCTCAAGGACAATGTTATACAGCTTGTTTCCCCCCGGCAAATGTCAAGCAGGACTTCAGTTCTATGAATCCGCTGAATTTTCCTCAGCTAAAAGATATGACTGGGGAGAATGATTCTTCATCTGACATGGGCTGGCTAAATGGAAACCAG TCTCTTCCTGAAGTACAATACTTGGCTGTTACTCTCACAGTGGGCACAGTTTCTTCAACATTAGAAAAGAACAGCAAGTTGTATGGTCTTTGGTTGAGGCCTAGTGAACAAGATGGCTGCCAGCTTTT CTGGGGCTGGGTCTCTGGGCAGCTGCGTTATTCTATTGCTGAGGAGTCTCATCCAGGGACTGTTGTGGGGAATGTCGCTCGGGATCTGGGGGTAAATCTGCCTGATATTAATACAAGGAGACTGAGTTTGGGATCAGAAGGAAGCAGCAGATTATTCTCTATAGAGCAGAAGAATGGAGCTCTGGTTGTATATGAGAGGATTGATAGGGAGAGTCTGTGTGGATCCAGCCTGAGCTGTTTACTGCATCTAGAGGTTGTGGCTGAGAACCCCCTGGAGCTGCACAGTCTGGAGATTGAGATTCTGGATATTAATGATAATTCACCTATTTTCTCAGTTTCTGATCAAATTATAAAAATTACAGAATTAATCACAAGTCCGGGAGTTAGATTCCCTCTAGAAGCTGCTACTGATTTCGATATAGGAAAAAACAGTGTCAGGCAGTATAAAATGAATCAAAATCCATATTtttctttattagaaaaaaaacgcaaTGATGGAACTCTTATTGCTGAATTGGTATTGGAAAAAATTCTAGATAGAGAAGAGAAAGCGGATCACAAGCTTATTCTTACTGCTATAGATGGGGGAGAACCGGCCAGATCAGGATCCACTGAGATAACAATTATAGTTTTAGATATTAATGATAATCCTCCCGTTTTCCAGCAGCCAAGCTATAAGGTAGAAGTGCTGGAAAATATAGCCCAAAAAACACTCATTATAAAACTAAATGCCACAGATCTAGATGACGATGCAAATGGAGATGTTTCCTATTCCTTTGATCACCATACCTTGGAATCTGCAAAACAAATATTTGATATAAATTCACAAACTGGTGAAATATTTGTAAAAGGATCTGTGGATTTTGAGGTAGCAAAATCTTATGAATTATTTGTGAAGGCAGGAGACAAAGGATCACCTAAGCTGGAAGGACGATGTGTGGTTCAGGTGGATATCAGAGATGTAAATGATAACACCCCAGAAAtaatttttacttctaaaaataaTGCAGTTCCTGAGAATTCCCCGATAGGAACCGTGGTTGGATTCGTCACAGTCAGAGATAAAGATTCTGGTAAAAATGGTGAAATTAGACTGGATTTATCACCAGATTTACCCTTCACATGCCAGCCCATGTCACAGCGTTATGCTCTGGTCACTAGTGGACATCTGGACAGGGAGAAGGTCTCACAATATACTATTATACTGACGGCATCTGATCTGGGCTCTCCATCTCTCAGCAGCCAGATTATTATCAGTCTTAATATTTCTGATGTTAATGATAATCCTCCAGCATTTCTACACAACGTCTACAATGCCTTCATATCAGAGAACAATGAGGccggcggactgttatgtacagtaTCTGCTGTAGATCCGGATGAGGGAGCGAATGCAAACCTCATTTACTCCATCGCCGAGAGCCACATCCATGGGTCTCCTGTCTCTTCATTTGTCTACATTAACTCCGACACCGGGAAGATTTATACACAAAGGTCTTTTGACTACGAACAATTCCAGGTTCTGCAGATCACAGCAAGAGTGGAAGATTCTGGATCTCCAAAATTATCCTCCAATGTTTCTGTCTTCATATTTATTCTGGATACAAATGACAACTCTCCCGCCATCTTATACCCGGAGAATACAGGGGAGACCATTGCCCAAGAGACCATTCCACGATCTGCTGCTGCTGGTTATTTAGTCAGTAAGGTCTCTGCAGTGGATATCGATTCTGGGCACAATGCCTGGCTCCTCTATAGTCTTGTTCAGTCTGCCAGTCCTGCTTTATTCCACATCTCTGAATACACAGGAGAAGTCAGGACTCTCCGAGGTTTACATGAGACAGATAACACGGAGCAGCGACTTATGATTGCCGTCAGGGACCATGGGGAACCTTCTATGACAACTTCAGCCACCATCATTGTGAATATATTAGACAGTATTGCTCAGGAAAGTCCTAAATCTCAAGACTTTCTTACAAATGCCAAAtccaccccagacctgactctttATCTTATTGTCTCCCTTGTGGCCATCAGTGCAGTTTTTCTGGTCACATTTACTATATTACTTGTCAGGTGCCTTAGAAAGAATTATTATTCTGGGTGTGGATTCTGTTTTACTGATAAATCATATTCTACAACTTATATGGATCAGTACAAACCAACCCTTTACCTGAACTCAGATGGGACATTGAAGTACATGGAGGTGCGGATGGCTCCGCCAGAAGCTCCAGGGTCTTGTTATCCGCCTTGTTTCCCTCCAGCAACAGATATTCTTCATTCAACATTATCTAAATCCCAGAATAGTTCTCAGGTAACGGAGTCTGGAAAAACTTCTAATTTAAATTGGTTTGGTGAGCTTAATCAG GATATGGACAATCAGAGCTTTGTAAAGGCTTGGAAATGGCAAGTAGCTTTCTCCCTTTTCCTTTGTAGCTGGGGCTGGGTCTCTGGGCAGCTGCGTTATTCTATTGCTGAGGAGTCTCATCCAGGGACTGTTGTGGGGAATGTCGCTCAGGATCTGGGGGTAAATCTGCCTGATATTAATACAAGGAGACTGAGTTTGGGATCAGAAGGAAGCAGCAGATTATTCTCTATAGAGCAGAAGAATGGAGCTCTGGTTGTATATGAGAGGATTGATAGGGAGAGTCTGTGTGGATCCAGCCTGAGCTGTTTACTGCATCTAGAGGTTGTGTCTGAGAACCCCCTGGAGCTGCACAGTCTGGAGATTGAGATTCTGGATATTAATGATAATTCACCAATATTTCCGAGCACTAATCAGATTATAAAGATCACTGAGCTAGTAACAAGTTCAGGTAAACAATTTCCTTTAGAGAATGCTCAGGATTTAGATGTAGGAATTAATAGTGTCAGTAAGTATATATTGAAAGCAAATCCATATTTTTCATTGTCCACAAAAAAGCGCAATGATGGAACTCTTATTGCAGAATTAGTGCTGGGAAAGACTCTAGACAGAGAAGAAATAGCGGAGCACAATCTTATTCTCACTGCTATAGATGGCGGAGAACCAGCCAGATCAGGATCCACTGAGATTACAATCATTGTATTAGATATTAATGATAATGCTCCAGTGTTTGATCAGTCTCTGTATAAGGTAAATGTTCCAGAAAATATTCCTCTGAAAACTACCATTGTAAAAGTCAATGCTTCTGATCTAGATGAAGGTATAAACAGTGAATTTATATTTTCCTTTGATCATCGCACTttagaagctgcaaagaaaatatTTGATTTAAATCCTAATACAGGGGAAATATTTAACAAAGGGATTGTGGATTTTGAAAGTGACAATTTTTTTGAACTGTTTGTTAAAGCTGTAGATAAAGGGTCATCTAAACAAGAAGGACACTGTGTTGTCCAAGTAACAATAGAAGACGTCAATGATAACACTCCAGAAATAAGTTTTATATCTAAAAATAATGCAGTTCCAGAAAATGCCCCCATAGGAACGGTGGTTGGATTCATCACAGTCAGAGATAGGGATTCTGGTAAAAATGGAGAAATTAGACTGAATTTATCACCAGATTTGCCCTTCACATGCCAACCCATGTCACAGCGTTATGCTCTGGTCACTAGTGGACATCTGGACAGGGAGAAGGTCTCACAATATACTATTATACTGACGGCATCTGATCTGGGCTCTCCATCTCTCAGCAGCCAGATTATTATCAGTCTTAATATTTCTGATGTTAATGATAATCCTCCAGCATTTCTACACAACGTCTACAATGCCTTCATATCAGAGAACAATGAGGCCGGCAGACTGTTATGTACAGTGTCTGCTGTAGATCCGGATGAGGGAGCGAATGCAAACCTCATTTACTCCATCGCTGAGAGCCACATCCACGGTTCTCCTGTCTCTTCATTTGTCTACATTAACTCCGACACCGGGAAGATTTATGCACAAAGGTCTTTTGACTACGAACAATTCCAGGTTCTGCAGATCACAGCAAGAGTGGAAGATTCTGGATCTCCAAAATTATCCTCCAATGTTTCTGTCTTCATATTTATTCTGGATACAAATGACAACTCTCCCACCATCTTATACCCGGAGAATACAGGGGAGACCATTGCTCAAGAGACCATTCCACGATCTGCTGCTGCTGGTTATTTAGTCAGTAAGGTCTCTGCGGTGGATATCGATTCTGGGCACAATGCCTGGCTCCTCTATAGTCTTGTTCAGTCTGCCAGTCCTGCTTTATTCCACATCTCTGAATACACAGGAGAAGTCAGGACTCTCCGAGGTTTACATGAGACAGATAACACGGAGCAGCGACTTGTGATTGCCGTCAGGGACCATGGGGAACCTTCTATGACAACTACAACCACTATCATTGTGAGTATATTAGACACTATTGCTCAGGAAAGTCCTAAATCTCAAGACTTTCTTACAAATGCCAAAtctaccccagacctgactctttATCTTATTGTCTCCCTTGTGGCCATCAGTGCAGTTTTTCTGGTCACATTTACTATATTACTTGTCAGGTGCCTTAAAAAGAATTATTATTCTGGATGTGGATTCTGTTTTACTGATAAATCATATTCCACAACTTATATGGATCAGTACAAACCAACCCTTTACCTGAACTCAGATGGGACATTGAAGTACATGGAGGTGCGGATGGCTCCACCAGAAGCTCCGGGGTCTTGTTATCCGCCTTGTTTCCCCCCTATCACAGACATTCCGCATTCTACATTATCTAAGGCTCAGTTATCGGATATAGTAAGGGAGCCTGAACATATTTCTGATTCCAGTTGGTGTAGTGAACCTAAACAG